A region from the Lentimonas sp. CC4 genome encodes:
- a CDS encoding aldo/keto reductase, whose product MSIKNQKATMRYRRFGQTNQWLSTITLGGMRYHDGWSGPRDQPSTKMIDQCADIVTRAFAQGINHIETAHGYGKSEHCHGIALNDVLSLKRDSYHLMTKGAANTAEEMRRLVEEQLIALKTDFIDLYGWHGINTPEKLAIATKSGGPVEELLKMKAEGILGDVGFSTHGPLDVIIDAIATGLFSFVNLHYYYFMQRNRGAVDYAAAKGLGVFIISPNDKGGKLYEPSSKLSQLCAPLTPIQFNARWCLSNPNIHTLSFGLSEPEHVEEMSGIFPFSVPLSRDDQAIAQRMNGAVLDDPESAWDGYELLGDASGINIPEVLRMRRMWKCYDQTSFGEMRYNMFEDKGDWFPGCFATPDAVDQVDPSQTIAEVDVKQFLNETHERFYSPKKEE is encoded by the coding sequence ATGAGTATTAAAAATCAAAAGGCGACGATGCGCTACCGCCGTTTCGGTCAAACGAACCAGTGGCTTTCCACAATCACACTTGGTGGTATGCGTTACCATGATGGTTGGTCTGGGCCTCGCGATCAGCCTTCGACGAAGATGATAGATCAGTGCGCCGATATCGTCACGCGTGCCTTTGCGCAGGGCATCAATCACATCGAAACTGCACACGGCTACGGTAAGAGTGAGCATTGCCATGGCATCGCGCTCAACGACGTGCTCAGTTTGAAGCGTGATAGCTACCATCTGATGACAAAGGGTGCGGCGAATACGGCTGAGGAGATGCGTCGCCTCGTTGAGGAGCAGTTAATCGCTCTGAAGACCGACTTTATTGATCTCTATGGCTGGCACGGTATCAATACGCCTGAGAAATTGGCCATCGCAACGAAATCGGGTGGGCCGGTTGAAGAGCTTCTTAAAATGAAGGCCGAGGGTATTCTCGGTGATGTGGGGTTTTCAACGCACGGGCCGTTAGACGTGATCATCGATGCAATTGCGACAGGGCTGTTCAGTTTTGTGAATCTGCATTATTACTATTTCATGCAGCGCAATCGTGGTGCGGTGGACTATGCGGCCGCGAAGGGCTTGGGCGTGTTTATCATTTCTCCGAACGACAAGGGAGGGAAGCTTTACGAGCCATCTTCAAAATTGTCACAGCTGTGTGCTCCGTTAACTCCAATTCAGTTTAATGCGCGTTGGTGCTTGTCGAACCCTAATATTCATACCCTTAGTTTCGGATTGAGTGAGCCTGAGCATGTCGAGGAGATGTCTGGGATCTTTCCATTTTCGGTGCCGCTCTCTAGAGACGATCAGGCTATCGCACAGCGCATGAATGGCGCGGTGCTCGATGATCCTGAATCTGCATGGGATGGTTACGAACTGTTAGGCGACGCGTCGGGGATCAATATACCAGAGGTGCTCCGCATGCGTCGTATGTGGAAATGCTACGATCAAACCAGTTTTGGTGAGATGCGTTACAATATGTTTGAGGACAAGGGTGATTGGTTTCCTGGTTGCTTTGCTACGCCGGATGCAGTCGATCAAGTCGACCCAAGCCAAACGATAGCAGAAGTCGATGTGAAGCAGTTCCTCAACGAGACGCACGAGCGCTTCTACTCGCCAAAGAAAGAGGAGTAG